The genomic segment AACAAGTTGGGCGTAAGGAAGCGGTTTGACGAGGTGCAGCGTGGCTTCGTGCAAAAGATATTAAAAGCCTACAGGACGGTCTCTCTAAATTCTGCCCTAGTACTTGCAGGGCTCCTGCCCTTGGATATTAGAGTCCGAGAGGCAGCCTCATTGTATGAGGCTAAAAAAGGCTACTCCCTGCAAGTACTGGGAGACAGAGACATTGAGAGGCCGGTGGCTTTCACAGAAGTGACGCACCCCGCTGAGCAGGAGGGACTGAGGTTCACATGCCTGGTGGACGGTGAAGCAATGAGACAGTACGACAATGACGGATTGAAGATCTATACCGACGGCAGCAAAATTGAGGGGAAAGTCGGAGCGGCGTTGACCATCTGGAACGGAGGTAGGGAGATTAGTACCCGAAAATTTAAACTGGATCATTGCTGCACCGTCTACCAGGCGGAGCTTCTGGCGCTGTCTGCGGCGACAGAACAGGCCCTAAAAGGCGCGGCGTCTATTTGCAATATCTACTGCGACTCTAGGTCCGCACTAGAAACAGTAGTTAGTGGACATTCCCTCCACCCCCTTGCAATAAAAACCCGCGAAAATATTAAACAAGCTCGACTTCGGGGTAAAACAACTGAGTTGTTTTGGGTCAAAGCCCACGTGGGTCTGGAGGGAAACGAAAGGGCGGATGAGCTTGCAAAGGACGCCGCGCTAAACCGCAAAACAAGGCCTGATTACGATAGCTGCCCGGTCTCATTCGCCAAGCGACAAATCCGCTTGGAGTCGCTCGGCGAATGGAACCAGCGCTACAGGATGGGTGAAACTGCGTCTACAACAAAAGTGTTTTTCCCGGACGCCATCCAGGCGTACGGCATAATAAAAAAGATGCAGTTTGATCCTGTGGTGGTGCAGGTCATGACGGGACACGGCGGGTTCTCCGAGTACTTGAATCGCTTCAAGTGCAAGGAGAACCCGGCGTGCATCTGTGACCCAGACGCAGAGGAAACGATACTGCATATAATCACGGACTGCCCAGTATATGGAAAAGAAAGAATGGACATAGAGATAGAATTAGGAGTAGAAATAAAGCAAGAGAATATTAGTGAAATAATGTGTGACAAAAAGAGACGGAATAGATTCATAGAATATTGCAAGGAAATAGCTATAAGGGTAATTAAAAGGAATAAGTAAGAAAAAGGACTGaatattacaaatattaataagaaagagaatgtaaaaaataacacataGACAACAGGaaatataaaagaaagaaaacaggCTCTGATCTCAATGTCAGGGGAAATtcgtattttaaaaagaaaaaaaaaaaaaaaaaaaaaaacctaacctaacctaacctaacctaacctaacctaacctaacctaacctaacctaaccctaacCCAAGAAATACAAGGACAAGCCAATGCCGCTCTCGACTATGTTCGGGTGTGGGGAGTTATGAATAAGCTCAAGTTCGCACCGCACAAGACCAGCGCAATGCTGGTAACGCGGAAGCTTAGGCATGACACTCCGCACCTGACCATGGGAGGGATCGACATTGGAATGTCCAAACAGATGAAATTATTAGGCCTTACCATCGATGAAAATTTAACCTTCAACACACACGTTGCCAACGTCTGTTCTAAAGCTGTAGGAATTTACAAGCAGTTGTCTAGGGCCGCAAGGGTGAGTTGGGGTCTCCATCCGGAAGTGATACGCAGCATATACACCGCGGTGGTAGAGCCTATCGTCTTGTACGCCGCAAGCGCATGGGCGCCGGCGTCCAACAAACTGGGAGTGAGGTCTAAGCTGAACAGCGTTCAGCGAAGCTTCGCCCAGAAGATGTGTCGAGCATATCGCACGGTATCCCTGAACTCGGCACTGGTGCTGGCTGGGATACTCCCCTTGGACTTGCGTATACAGGAGGCTGCCTCGCTCTATGAGGCCCGGAGGGGAGtatgccatccagcgctggcggGTGGGGAGATCGAGCGTGTTGCATCGGCACTCCAGATGCCGCACCCAGCAGAACGGGGAGCGATAGAGCTTCGTCACCTGGTAGACGAGGAACAATACCGGGCCAACTGCGACTTTGATGTCCGCATTTTCACGGATGGCAGCAAGATAGAGGGAAAGGTCGGAGCCGCACTATCCATCTGGACTGGTGCGACGGAGACGAAAACCCGAAAGCTTGCTTTGCCATCCTATTGCACCGTCTACCAGGCCGAGCTTCTCGCTCTCTGCGAAGCCACTCGGGAGGCCCTGAAACGTAGAGAGACCAGCTGTGCCATATACAGCGACTCTATGGCAGCCCTCCTCACAGTCGTGAACCCCGAAGCCCTCCATCCTCTTGCCGTGGAATCGAGAGACGCCATTTACCGCAGTAGCATCCAGAACAAGAGCGTCTCCTTGTTCTGGATTAAAGCTCACGCGGGGTTGGAGGGTAACGAGAGAGCCGACTCGCTTGCAAAGGAGGCTGCCCTAAAGTCGAAACGCAAGCCGGACTACGATATGTACCCGGTATCATTCGTCAAACGCTTTATCCGCATGGATACGCTTGACGAATGGAACCGGAGATACAGCACGGGGCACACAGCGTCCACCACCAAGCTGTTTTTCCCGAGTGCGGTTGAGGCGTACAGGACGGTACGCAAGCTGAGTATCACCAAGGAGTTGACCCAGGCTCTAACGGGGCACGGTGGGTTCTCCGAGTATTTGACTCGCTTCAAATGCAAGGACAACCCAGCGTGCGCCTGCGACCCTAGTGTAGCTGAAAATGTTTCCCACCTACTGCTAGACTGTCCTATTCACGGCCAAGACCGTTTTTATGTGGAACAGCATACCGGTCTAAAAATGGAAGCCGGAAATCTGGAAATTTTGATAAGTAGCAAGAAATACCGGGACATATTTGCAAATTATGTTATCAAAATTGTTAGACATGTCAATAATAGGAATAGCTAAGTAAAATGATTACATTGTATATTTGGATGTATATAAATAGTAGTCATAACAATACAGTAGATATAAGAAATTAGACTTAAGAGTAGCATAAGGTGCAAATTGTTAGAATTAAGGTTTTTGCTTGTAAATTGtactcgtaaaataaaattttgctgtgtacctttttaaataaagataccCCCTGTGTACTGACATCCTAATGATAAGCGTAGAATAGGGCCGTAGGAATGACAGAATGAAAGATGATGGAtaaaagtgcgagaggcataaatgcGAGAACTGGTATGATAATAGAGACTCGGAATGAAAGTGTAGCGTAGagtagggccctattgcgggcagaatagaaataagtacatagatggataagatatgtacgtatagtattgaTAAGGACCCTGCCTTTCCTGTGCGGCAGGGgtacgagaaaaaaaaaaaaaaaaaaaaaaaaaaaaaaaaaaaaaaaaaaaaaaaaaaaaaaaaaaaaaaaaaaaaaaaaaacctaacctaacctaacctaacctaacctaacctaacctaacctaacctaacctaacctaacctaacctaacctaacctaacctaaacctaaacctaaacctaaacctaaacctaaacctaaacctaaacctaaacctaaacctaaacctaaacctaaacctaaacctaaacctaaacctaaacctaaacctaaacctaaacctaaacctaaacctaaacctaaacctaaacctaaacctaaacctaaacctaaacctaaacctaaacctaaacctaaacctaaacctaaacctaaacctaaacctaaacctaaacctaaacctaaacctaaacctaaacctaaacctaaacctaaacctaaacctaaacctaaacctaaacctaaacctaaacctaaacctaaacctaaacctaaacctaaacctaaacctaaacctaaacctaaacctaaacctaaacctaaacctaaacctaaacctaaacctaaacctaaacctaaacctaaacctaaacctaaacctaaacctaaacctaaacctaaacctaaacctaaacctaaacctaaacctaaacctaaacctaaacctaaacctaaacctaaacctaaccttgcttgcttgcttgcttgcttgcttgcttgcttgcttgttacgtttggttttgaaatgaaatgaaatgaaacgaaatgaaatgaattgaattttattgcagtaaatgtggtcatacatagtgatgGTAGTAAAGGTGCAAAGGTAGGTTAGGGttttgtttggtttgggtttttttaggtttggtttttgttaagtttgggtttggattaggtttgggtttggtttaaatttttttaggtttgggtttggtttgggtttgggtttggtttgggtttggattaggtttgggtttggtttaaatttttttaggtttaggtttgggttaggtttgggttaggtttgggttttgttaggtttgtgtttgggttaggtttgggttgggtttgggttaggcttgggtttggttttaatttcgttaggtttgggtttttttgggttgggttttgttcagtttgggttttgttaggtttgggtctcttaggtttgggttttgttaggtttgggtttcgttaggtttgggttttgttaggtttggattttgttaggtttgggttttttttaggtttggtttttgttaggtttggtttttgttaagtttgtgtttgggttaggtttgggtttgggttaggtttgggttttgttgagtttgggtttgggttaggtttgggtttgggttaggtttgggtttggtttgaatttttttaggtttgggttttgttaggtttgggttttgttaggttttggtttgggttaagtttgggttaggtttgggttaggtttgggttaggtttgtgttaggtttgggttaggcttgggttttgttaggtttgtgtttgggttaggtttgggttgggtttggttttaatttcgttaggtttgggtttttttgggttgggttttgttcagtttgggttttgttaggtttgggtctcttaggtttgggttttgttaggtttgggtttcgttaggtttgggttttgttaggtttggattttgttaggtttgggttttttttaggtttggtttttcttaggtttggtttttgttaagtttgtgtttgggttaggtttgggtttgggttaggtttgggttttgttgagtttgggtttgggttaggtttgggtttgggttaggtttgggtttggtttgaatttttttaggtttgggttttgttaggtttgggttttgttaggtttgggtttgggttaggtttgggtttggtttgaatttttttaggtttgggttttgttaggtttgggttttgttaggtttgggtttgggttaagtttgggttaggtttgggttaggtttgggttaggtttgggttaggtttgggttaggtttgggttaggtttgggttaggtttgggttaggtttgtgttaggtttgggttaggcttgggttttgttaggtttgtgtttgggttaggtttgggttgggtttgggttaggcttgggtttggttttaatttcgttaggtttgggtttttttgggttgggttttgttcagtttgggttttgttaggtttgggtctcttaggtttgggttttgttaggtttgggtttcgttaggtttgggttttgttaggtttggtttttgttaggtttgggtctcttaggtttgggttttgttaggtttgggtttcgttaggtttgggttttgttaggtttggtttttgttaagtttgtgtttgggttaggtttgggtttgggttaggtttgggttttgttgagtttgggtttgggttaggtttgggtttgggttaggtttgggtttggtttgaatttttttaggtttgggttttgttaggtttgggttttgttaggtttgggtttgggttaagtttgggttaggtttgggttaggtttgggttaggtttgggttaggtttgggttaggtttgggttaggtttgggttaggtttgggttaggtttgggttaggtttgggttaggtttgggttaggtttgggttaggtttgggttaggtttgggtttggtttgaatttttttaggtttgggttttgttaggtttgggttttgttaggtttgggtttgggttaagtttgggttaggtttgggttaggtttgggttaggtttgggttaggtttgggttaggtttgggttaggtttcggTTCGGTTTGGGTTTgcgttaggcttgggtttgtttttaattttcttaggtttgggtttgtttacgtttgtgttttgttaggtatgggttttgttaggtttgggtttggtttgggtttgggttaggcttgggtttggctttttattttgttaggtttgggtttgtttagttttgggttaggtttgtgttttgttaggtttgggttttgttaggtttgggttaggtttgggttttaataggtatgtgttttgttaggtttgggttttgttaggtttggtttttgttaagtttgggtttgggttaggtttgggttttattaagtttgggtttgggttaggtttgggtttggtttgggttaggtttgggtttggtttgaatttttttaggttttaattttgttaggtttgggtttgtttagttttgggttaggtttgtgttttgttaggtttgggttttgttaggtttgaattatgttaggtttggattttgttagttttgggttttcttaggtttgggtttagttTTGGTATATTTGGGTTATTTTGGTTTACATGGTTTTAGGTTAGGGTATAATTACGtttcaattttctttgtttCGGGTGTGGGtagggtttggtttttgttctggccgttatattttttgcaatttaataggtttaattaattttttttgagttttcaTGTATTTTTCGTGTTATTAGCAAAGAAATTTCGAAATATCAGTCTACTGCAACAAAATGTTATAGAAGTCTCTGTATTTTATTGCGTTATATGGTAGCCCTCGTCTTTACGAAAATTTTAAGGCCTCTCTTGCGGGTCTAGGACGCCGGGAACGCAAAAAAATCGCCCCCCCACCCTCCCTGTTGCGATTTATTAGGAAGCCACGGTCACATATCTGCATAGAAAAAACCACTCACAATTTTGACAATTTTTggatttcttcttttcttatttatttacttatttactcattcactcattcactcattcaatcatttacttatttacttatttttccaaaatgttgtagaaatgacaatgggcacttttgtatgaaacttggtccaagaacctccactgatgagacttatatgtaatgaaagcttatgctttccctatgattctggcaaagttctatcagattctgtcccggggttctttttttacgaccatgtttgtcctggctaaaatgtgataaaatacagtgggagctaaaatcgactcaagatttgttgctggataactaagtctacataaataattatgtatcatattgtatatcattttaaagaggatcttttccagaatccgaaacataaaaaaaaaataaaaaaatctttttgtaagcgaattatagtcaatttatatctgcagcgccattgtttctcggtagctaagttcaagtttcatgccttttaccccttccaaaagtatcttaccgattttttttatattgcttccggaatttgatctgagtgataataacaagaaaaataaatagacacctctgcgatagagaccgcctaagcaaTAGCTTATCGCttgcgggacggaaatgtagtacatcgccttatgcgaaagagaagaaatatgtgtctctttaacactaacagtatacagcttagtacgagagaaacaagaaataagtcattctcatcaagatgcaatacaatgactctattgtatacaaaagaaacacatttattaaacaagtttaggcaataactggtgcaaaaggttgctttattgccaaggtagcaattactaccaggcaaccttacgtttacgaccagattcgcccattctcctttgggGTATTTCATCCGGTCCGGCAGCTTTGTtgctttttgtgttcttttgcgAGACCTCCGGCTCAGGGAGggtaaaatgtttacttatcgCATCATCCGTTTCTGCGgtcttaagaaattaaaatacggTGTTCTTGATTGATTTTGTGAAAGGCTGTGATGACAGTATCCTTACGGGGTAGACATACTCCAGATATACGTTACTATTTACGTTAAATATCGCTTTCTTCACGGTTCGTAACCGAGACAGGGCGGGTAGGGGTATAATCTTCAGTCGTGTGGAGTGTAATAGAAACAACAGATACAATAGCAgtgcatttaataaaataaaaccgagtGAGCGCTTCGGGTCCACACGCGGCCGtttattgtataacaaataattgtacTTAAAGGCGCAGTAGGGCCTTCATCGGACTCAGTCATTTTTCTAATGTAGCACTGGACGTGGGtagttaaaacaatttaatagttacttaatcacacgttatttaatttaaagtactttGAAACAAAATGAACTTCTAAATTATTGTATCACACTATTAAGGCACATAAATCACTATTAATCAACAGAAATGGTTAAGGATTCCTCGGATTTAAAGCGATCCGTCGCGGGTACGGTGCGCAGGCGGCTGTCCCTCGAACTGTCACACTGACAAGACGACCGCCCCGCCGCCATATGCAAACGACGTTCCGTTAGAGCGAACGTCAGCGTAGTTCACTCTAATCCGTACAGATGGCGCTCTATGAGGCGCCGTCATACTCATACTCAATGAATTGACAACATCttttgtttttaccgacttcaaaaaaggaggaggttctcaattcgaccgtatgtatatttgttttatgtttgttcggggataacttcgtcgtgtatgaaccgattttgataattctttttttgatcgaaaggagatattcccaaggtggtcccatgtcaaggaagtcagggtctgatgatggcagaccaaataaatcgaggggaattttcaaaaatcgtaggggtGACTAGTGCATTTGTAAAGTCAAATTGATCGGATCGGTCTCAAGGCTCCCGGAAAACTTCCAGACCTTCGGAAACTGGTCAGctttagggagacaccctatggcctggctaataataataataatatcgtttatttcagatctaaaaatccatacattaaaatagataccacaaacaattaaaatagtaaaaatctaatacaaattcaaattaaactattaaaaattaaaactaaactataacTATAAACACGGTGAAGCTATAAAGCTAAATTATAGAACCtgaagcaatttttctttcacaaaacgtatttaaatcttgatcaaatccaatcgcctgtaaaaaaaacaaaatggcggaaaaacaagatggccgccacacaaaattttgttttttttagaagaagcccctttgggtaaaaataatgcatGGAGCGCttgctcaaaacgtcatgtagagtacggaaatactttctggtcaccaaaaactgctccgcgtccgAGAAACACCCtccggcctggcaaaactatcgcacgtgaaccaatttttctttcacgacacctatttaaatcttggtcaattttcatcgcgggtgaaaaaaaaaacacaatgtcggaaaaacaagatggccgccatacaaaattttgtttatccagaaaatgtctcgggggtatgaaatatatatcggggtagtgatcggaacgtcatgtaaagtatggaaatactgcccgattttcgaaaactgctccgcatcagggtcactaccccaagtacttggtaacataccccaagtacttggtaccaaaccccaagtacttggtaccaaaccccaagtacttggtaccataccccaagtacttggtaccataccccaagtacttggtaccaaaccccaagtacttggtaccataccccaagtacttggtaccaaaccccaagtacttactaccaaaccccaagtacttactaccataccccaagtacttactaccataccccaagtacttactaccataccccaagtacttaccaccataccccaagtacttaccaccataccccaagtacttaccaccataccccaagtatttactaccataccccaagtacttactaccataacccaagtacttaccaccataccccaagtacttaccaccataccccaagtacttaccaccataccccaagtacttaccaccataccccaagtacttaccaccataccccaagtatttactaccataccccaagtacttactaccataccccaagtacttaccaccataccccaagtacttaccaccataccccaagtacttggtaccaaaccccaagtacttactaccaaaccccaagtacttactaccataccccaagtacttactaccataccccaagtactgactaccataccccaagtacttaccaccataccccaagtacttaccaccataccccaagtacttaccaccataccccaagtatttactaccataccccaagtacttactaccataacccaagtacttaccaccataccccaagtacttaccaccataccccaagtacttaccaccataccccaagtacttaccaccataccccaagtacttaccaccataccccaagtacttaccaccataccccatgtatttactaccataccccaagtacttactaccataccccaagtacttaccaccataccccaagtacttaccaccataccccaagtacttaccaccataccccaagtacttaccaccataccacaagtatttactaccataccccaagtacttaccaccataccccaagtacttaccaccataccccaagtatttactaccataccccaagtacttactaccataccccaagtacttaccaccataccccaagtatttactaccataccccaagtacttactaccataatccaagtacttaccaccataccccaagtacttaccaccataccccaagtacttaccaccataccccaagtacttactaccataccccaagtatttactaccataccccaagtacttactaccataccccaagtacttactaccataccccaagtacttaccaccataccccaaatacttactaccataccccaagtacttaccaccataccccaagtacttaccaccataccccaagtatttactaccataccccaagtacttactaccataccccaagtacttactaccataccccaagtacttactaccataccccaagtacttaccaccataccccaagtacttactaccataccccaagtacttactaccataccccaagtacttaccaccataccccaagtacttaccaccataccccaagtacttactaccataccccaagtacttactaccataccccaagtacttggtaccaaaccccaagtactaaccaccataccccaagtacttaccaccataccccaagtacttaccaccataccccaagtacttaccaccataccccaagtatttactaccataccccaagtacttaccaccataccccaagtacttactaccataccccaagtacttactaccataccccaagtacttggtaccaaaccccaagtacttaccaccataccccaagtacttaccaccataccccaagtacttaccaccataccccaagtatttaccaccataccccaagtacttactaccataccccaagtact from the Pectinophora gossypiella unplaced genomic scaffold, ilPecGoss1.1 Pgos_35, whole genome shotgun sequence genome contains:
- the LOC126381088 gene encoding uncharacterized protein LOC126381088, which gives rise to MNKLKFAPHKTSAMLVTRKLRHDTPHLTMGGIDIGMSKQMKLLGLTIDENLTFNTHVANVCSKAVGIYKQLSRAARVSWGLHPEVIRSIYTAVVEPIVLYAASAWAPASNKLGVRSKLNSVQRSFAQKMCRAYRTVSLNSALVLAGILPLDLRIQEAASLYEARRGVCHPALAGGEIERVASALQMPHPAERGAIELRHLVDEEQYRANCDFDVRIFTDGSKIEGKVGAALSIWTGATETKTRKLALPSYCTVYQAELLALCEATREALKRRETSCAIYSDSMAALLTVVNPEALHPLAVESRDAIYRSSIQNKSVSLFWIKAHAGLEGNERADSLAKEAALKSKRKPDYDMYPVSFVKRFIRMDTLDEWNRRYSTGHTASTTKLFFPSAVEAYRTVRKLSITKELTQALTGHGGFSEYLTRFKCKDNPACACDPSVAENVSHLLLDCPIHGQDRFYVEQHTGLKMEAGNLEILISSKKYRDIFANYVIKIVRHVNNRNS